From the Hordeum vulgare subsp. vulgare chromosome 1H, MorexV3_pseudomolecules_assembly, whole genome shotgun sequence genome, the window GCTCACATCACCCTCAACCCCTCCCCAACCAATTAGCACCTACCTCCCCTACTTTCATGGCTTGAGATAAATTATCCCCATCCGGACCACCCATGAATTTATTTGCACAAACTCCAATCTCGGGGGAGCTAGAGATGCCCAGAATGAGGGCATCAACATCATTGTGCACCCCGTCTGTAGTCCGGGGAACACACACATTCAAGATCGTCGGGTACAACCTTCAAAGGGGCATCGGCGTTGGCAGGTACTTGTCATCCACCCCCTTCAATATCAGCGGATACTTCTGGCGCATTGAGTACTACCCCGACGGGGAGATGGAGATGAAACATGGGGACTATGCATCTATTTCCCTAGATTTCGCAAGCACCAACTCTGAGGTGAGGGCGTCCTTCGAGGTCAGGTTGGTCGACCAAGCCAAGAAGCTTGCTCCGTTGGTGGTCCTCTCCCAAAATATGCCGATAGTGTTTCGCACTCATCCGCCAACATATGTGGGCAAAGATTTCCTGCAACCATGGGCGTACCTACAGGATGACAGCCTTGTGATTGAATGTGATATCACAGTTGTGGAAGAATCCAAGGTGGCAGTAACGGCGACTTCCTTCAAAATCCAAGTGCCTCCCTCGGATCTATCTAATAATCTCGGAGAATTACTTAAGGCGGGGGAGGAAACAGATGTCATGTTCGAGGTTCGAGGGGAGATTTTTCACGCACACAAGATTGTGCTTGCGATGCGGTCACCTGTCTTCAAAGCGGATCTTTTCGGGCGGAAGGGCGACAGGACAAGGCGGATCATGAACATAAAAGATATACAACCTCCTATTTTCAGAGCATTGCTTCACTTCATCTACACAGATTCATTGCCTTCCATGGGACATcttgatggagatgatggtgaAGAAATGGTTAAGCACTTGATCATGGCCGCTGATAGGTATGCCATGGCGAGGATGAAGGTAATATGTGAGAGCATCCTTTGCAAGAATCTTAATGTTCAGAATGTCACTACTATTTTAGCTCTAGCCAACGAGCATCACTGCAACCACCTCAAAAATGCTTGCCTTGAGTTCATCACTTCTCCCGATAGGATACACGATGTGGTGGCAAGTGAAGGGTATGCTCAACTCAAAAGATCCCGTCCTGCTATCATAGTTGATATTTTTGAGAGGGCAACTAAGTCCTGCAAAATTTAGCCTGCTCATCCTTGGTTAGGTATATATCTAATGAACATTTGCCTTCCAATTTATTTTACAAAGGTACTTTTGCCAAGAGCAGGTTTTCACAAAATTATTTATGTATGTGATGATGCATCACCTTAATCTTATCTTCTATGTAATAATTCATCTTATATATGAACACATAATTTTTGTTACCTCTCTAGTGTTCTCTAAAATAGTATAGTCTTCGGACTAAACAATTTGTTTATTGTTGCAAATTTCATATTTGTGTGCTCTTTGAATTTATCAAAGCACTACCAGTGAGTATACTGAATAGGTGCATGTAATATTCTCCATTTTGGAAACTAGGTGCTAAACTATTTATACACCTTTGTCATTACATATGTTGATAAAAACAAGAGAGGATTTTTTATAAGTAACCACAAGACCAATGGATTCAAAAAAATCTGTGCAAGATGCCTTTAATCTTGTCTGATTGCCGGGGGGGTCAGAATATTGAAGTATTGAACAATACGATATCCCATACAAAAACATTCATTGATAGGTATTTTTATTTCATCATCATGGAACGACTCAATAATCACAACCTAAATCAATTCAATAGCCAAaaaaatagcaacagagaacttGGGTCTCCTTGTGTGACCCCTCTCTTACATGTGATTTTTCTACCAGGAACCCCATTGAGGATGATGGAACTTCTGTTTTGATGGACAACATGATTTCCAAATCCATCTAAAAGGTGCATGGGAATTAGGAGGACTCCCAATTAATTGATTATAATCTTTTTTTGTTGTAATATATATACCCACCTAGTAGAAGCTCCAAAATCAACACTATCATTCAGATCATCGACATTGAGAATACGAGTCAATTCCTCACATTGCTAAAGAGCAATAGTAGAGGAGGCATGTGAAACATTTCATATATATTCTTATATGCTATATATTTTGCACAAAATAAAGTAATATCTTCATTCTTGGCAAAACAATGAAGCTGTGATAATTTATCTTGAAAACTATCATCATGCCAATGATCATACCATAAAAATGACGCATCACCACTATGAATTTTGCATGAAGTTAAGTGTTTGAACTAGTTCAGAAGGTTGAAGTAGTCCTTCAACCAAAATGAGATCACGTTAGATGAGGTGGGGGCGAATCCATTGTTACAGTAAGCTTTCCATATGAGTTCCACCTATCATGATGGTTGAAAAATTTGAAAGCTTTTTTTATTAGCAAAGCTCTATTCTGCCGCCTTATATCCAGTACACCAGCAACCTTGTGTAAGAAAACATTATCCCATTTAACTTTTCATTTTCCTTATTTGTTGATCTCCTTGACATGTTATAAGAAAGATCCTCCAGATTTTTTGAAATGACTAGTTAGTAAATGACACTTTGGTAGGGAACACTTCAAATATACGGAGAGCATATATAACTGCTTTCAAATGCACTAATTCCCCAACATGTCATATCTGGAAACAATACGAGAGTATCTATTATCCAATTTGGTAACCATGGGTATAGGTTATCAACTCTATGTCTGCAGATGCCCATAGGCAACCCTAAATAAGTGAATGACATGCTCTCATTTTGCAACCCGTGTGTTGAGCTGGTTTTGAAGCCCTATCCTCAGAGATGTTGATAAGAACAACAGGGGATTTTTTTGTAACTAACCATAAGACAGTAGGTTTGGAGAATCTATGAAAGATATACTTGATCTTGTCCAGTTGCACGGGATTGACGTATTGGACAATAGGACATTTAGACCAAAAGATTCATCAATAGGTAGTTTTATTCCATCATTTTTCCATGCCTAGTTAATCACAATCTAAAGCAGTTCAACAACCAGAACAAATAACAATGGAGAGATTGGCTATCCTTGTCTACCCCCTCTATTACATGTGATTTTCTTACCAGGAACCCCATTGACGATGATGGGGGTATACGAAATACTGATCTAATCCTCTTTTGACCAAAACCTAGATGTCGTAAGATATATATGATAGCACCATGCTTCACTTTATGAAATACTTTTCAAATTGTATATTAAAGTAATAAAATCTTTATTAGATTTATAGTATTCCTTAGGTATTCATATGCACTTGAAAGGTTGTGTTGTACATTTCTGGTCTTGATGATTCCACACTGCTTTCTACTGATTATAGGAGTGATATATTACTAAACCCAATTTATCAACAATTTAGTGAGTACTTTAATTGGCATGATTACCATGGAATAGGCATGAAGTCGGCAGGGTCTCTGAAGTATTCATCCTAGGAATGAGAGAAATATAGGCAGTATTAATACGTCTGAGATTCAGAGATTCATCCTGAAAGTCATTGCAAAATTTATACAATTGCTCTTTACAACATGCCATCATTTCTTTATGAATAAACCATTGAAACCATCAAGACCTAGTGACTTGTCATTTGGCATGCATTTAATTGCCTCACTAATTCCCCCAGTAATCGGAttccaaatgaccagatccttgtTGTTTGCTAAGTAGTCAATGTCGAATAGCATGTTGGGTTGCAAAGAAATCCCAAGTCTATCTTTGAAAGACTTCCATAGAACAACTGCTTATTGCTCATGATGAAATATTATTCTATCATCATGACGTGTGATCGCAGTAATATGACTATTTCTGAAATTTTGTTTTATCATAATATACATTTTTAGTGTTTTCATCTCCCAACCGCGCCCATGTGATGTTTGCTCTCTTATCACCAATAGATGCTCTTAACTTTAAGAAATGCGAGGGTGTGCTTTTTGAGCACCATTCTAACTTATTTTTCTCTTGTATATAGAGAACTCTTTTGTCCTCTAGGCCATCAACTAAAGACCAAACATAACCACTTTGCTCAAtagttttatctagttgaagtagCATTTTAAGCCATAATTTGAGCCCTCTTATACTAGATTCCAACCTGGCAGTAATATCAACGAGTCACTATGTAAGATACTGTAATGCGAGTTAGTCTCAACGATGTCCATAAATCCTTCAAATCAAGGCCAAAATTCTTCAAACCTAAATATTTGACATTTAGGCATATGATCATCAATCTGAATGACAACAAGAATAGTATTAGAAGTGATTTTGGATAGTGGATTAGCCAAAGCGTTGGGACATGTGGTGGTTAGTGTAGCATTACTAGATATCCAATCACGCTTTTTGAGTGGTAAATTGTGCATATTGCTCCATGTATAGAGGCACTGCTTTTAGAAGAATTACCTAGGTCATGCTGTTGTGTGATGCTATTAAATAATAGCATGTCCTTATGATCTTCACTTGGTCTATTTCTCTCAAGTCTTGTGATGAAATTAAAGTTTCCTATTATGTTGAGCTCTAGGAAGCAATTTGGTTGCCACGATATGGTGGGTGAGCATCATTAGAGCTAGAGAAACTAGCAAATGTGCACGtgtactacctcttgagcttgcgttggtttttcccttgaagaggaaagggtgatgcagcacagtagcagtaagtatttccctcagtttgagaagcaagatatcaatccagtaggagtatcaaggcaagtttccaaagtacctgcgcaaaaacaagcaaacttgcacccaacactacaaaggcgtcacgcccaagatgcgaccctatcctcaatttggcacgagggcctcgtcagggttagaagcgcatctcgtcgtgtcgcaagaatggatatcgttacaagtacatgtactgaaaagaagagatatatggaattggcttacactcgccacaagctacatcagagtcacatcagtacattacataatcatcaagagtaagagcagggtccgactacggacgaaaacaaacgacaaaagaagaacgacgtccatccttgctatcccaggctgccggcctggaacccatcctagatcgatgacgaggaagaagaagaagaagaggcaactccaaatgaacaatcaacgcgctcgcgtcaagtaacctttacctgaacctgcaactggtgttgtagtaatctgtgagccacaggggactcagcaatctcatttccaaaggtatcaagactagcaaagcttaatgggtgaggtatggttaagtggtgaggttgcagcagcagctaagcatatatttggtggctaaacttacgagtacaagaagtaagagggggaagatctacgcatagcggacgtgaactacagatgatcaaatgaatgatcctgaacacctacctacgtcagacataaccccaccgtgtcctcgatcggagaaggaactcacgaaagagacagtgacggttacgcacacagttggcaagttttatttaagttaacttcaagttatctagaaccagtgttaaacaaagtttccacgttgccacataaccgcgagcatggctttccgaaagatttaaccctgcaggggtgctccaactagtccatcacaaactaccacaagccgcatagaaatcctcaaacacgaagctcgcgatctcgtcggattccctagtggaaaacctcaactttgagattactcgaagcatcaccggaatccc encodes:
- the LOC123416927 gene encoding BTB/POZ and MATH domain-containing protein 1-like, which translates into the protein MNLFAQTPISGELEMPRMRASTSLCTPSVVRGTHTFKIVGYNLQRGIGVGRYLSSTPFNISGYFWRIEYYPDGEMEMKHGDYASISLDFASTNSEVRASFEVRLVDQAKKLAPLVVLSQNMPIVFRTHPPTYVGKDFLQPWAYLQDDSLVIECDITVVEESKVAVTATSFKIQVPPSDLSNNLGELLKAGEETDVMFEVRGEIFHAHKIVLAMRSPVFKADLFGRKGDRTRRIMNIKDIQPPIFRALLHFIYTDSLPSMGHLDGDDGEEMVKHLIMAADRYAMARMKVICESILCKNLNVQNVTTILALANEHHCNHLKNACLEFITSPDRIHDVVASEGYAQLKRSRPAIIVDIFERATKSCKI